One genomic region from Nostoc sphaeroides encodes:
- a CDS encoding DUF3370 domain-containing protein — MLPLLLIFPIAQLTPPMPLPEEVVQPQEVRPLPGQLDTVPTFNSNSPELVLKEGILLSTFPPDGKKVPTAHLNFPFRGRFDIFAHHITRAEPPENLRRRSPSETSLYLGIILHNPSSEPVKVNIWQAASYLSQPDAPFIELPSFSQNMLGTIFAGPGDRVMSDVLRGRRQEIFPAQIDIPAGQSRMLLNLPIPVEGLTPPLNGRSTLIRLQSNGTVYAASLAMFARVNPDGSERCLRQPVRVASPTGEAGTPTLEEWQNLLDNGDLAGPRDKAPTPLEETGKPRIYGRVAGVAGGSRWRALLVDNPKGRYLTIPQPGQMFSYALSSLHGGTLGTGQIQSATMLVRYPDTAYRAHGNYGIQYNLKLPLYNNTQSPQTVSVSIQTPLKEEQLGKPGLRFLSTPAPQVFFRGTVRVRYKDGQNQPQTQFVHLVQKRGQEGEPLVLLNMKAGDRSLVEVDFLYPPDATPPQVLTVSTQAEPR, encoded by the coding sequence ATGTTGCCATTGTTACTAATTTTCCCGATTGCCCAATTAACTCCTCCCATGCCACTGCCTGAAGAAGTTGTACAACCACAAGAAGTACGTCCTTTACCAGGACAATTGGATACAGTGCCAACGTTTAACAGCAATAGTCCAGAATTGGTTTTGAAAGAAGGAATTTTACTCTCCACCTTTCCACCAGATGGCAAAAAAGTGCCAACGGCGCATCTGAATTTTCCCTTTCGAGGACGATTTGATATTTTTGCCCATCATATTACTAGAGCTGAACCGCCAGAGAATTTGCGTAGGCGTAGCCCGTCGGAGACATCGCTGTATCTAGGGATAATTTTGCACAATCCTAGTTCGGAACCAGTGAAAGTGAATATTTGGCAGGCGGCGAGTTATTTGAGTCAACCGGATGCACCATTTATTGAGCTACCATCCTTTAGCCAAAATATGTTGGGTACAATTTTTGCCGGGCCAGGCGATCGCGTCATGTCTGATGTACTGAGGGGACGGCGACAAGAGATTTTTCCTGCCCAAATTGACATTCCAGCAGGGCAAAGTCGGATGTTACTAAATTTACCTATTCCTGTGGAGGGATTGACACCACCCCTCAATGGTCGGTCTACATTGATCCGATTGCAAAGTAATGGCACTGTCTATGCAGCTAGCCTAGCCATGTTTGCACGGGTGAATCCCGATGGTAGTGAGCGATGCCTACGGCAACCCGTTCGCGTAGCGTCTCCGACAGGAGAAGCGGGAACGCCGACTTTAGAGGAGTGGCAGAATTTACTAGATAATGGTGATTTGGCTGGGCCACGGGATAAAGCGCCTACTCCCTTAGAAGAAACTGGCAAACCAAGAATTTACGGGCGTGTTGCTGGAGTGGCTGGTGGTTCACGATGGAGAGCCTTATTAGTAGATAATCCTAAAGGCAGGTATCTAACTATTCCCCAGCCTGGTCAAATGTTTTCCTACGCTCTGAGTAGCCTGCATGGCGGTACATTAGGAACTGGCCAAATTCAAAGTGCTACTATGCTGGTGCGCTATCCTGACACAGCATATCGCGCTCATGGGAACTATGGGATTCAATATAATCTCAAGTTGCCGCTATACAACAATACTCAAAGTCCTCAAACTGTTAGTGTGTCTATACAAACACCACTTAAGGAGGAGCAATTGGGAAAACCGGGGTTACGCTTTCTTAGTACACCAGCCCCTCAAGTATTCTTCCGAGGGACAGTGCGGGTACGTTACAAAGATGGGCAAAATCAGCCCCAGACTCAGTTTGTGCATTTAGTGCAAAAGAGAGGTCAAGAAGGGGAACCCTTAGTTTTATTAAATATGAAAGCAGGCGATCGCTCTTTAGTAGAAGTTGACTTTCTCTATCCACCGGATGCTACACCTCCACAAGTTTTAACAGTTTCAACTCAAGCTGAACCTCGGTAA
- the hisH gene encoding imidazole glycerol phosphate synthase subunit HisH, translated as MPVIAVVDYEMGNLHSVCKGLEKAGATPNVTYSPKELEQADAIVLPGVGAFDPAVQHLRSRGLEQPIKEAIASGKPFLGICLGLQILFESSAEGTQPGLGIIKGKVRRFRPEPDITIPHMGWNQLEMTQPKSILWEHLPSDPWVYFVHSYYVDPIDPLIRAATITHGTQTVTAAIAHENLMAVQFHPEKSSNIGLQILSNFVAQVREKIPA; from the coding sequence ATGCCAGTAATTGCGGTCGTAGATTACGAGATGGGAAATTTGCACTCAGTCTGTAAAGGCTTGGAAAAAGCTGGAGCAACTCCTAATGTTACTTATTCTCCAAAGGAATTAGAGCAGGCAGATGCAATAGTTCTGCCGGGAGTGGGAGCATTTGATCCAGCAGTCCAACACCTGCGATCGCGTGGTTTGGAACAACCTATTAAAGAAGCGATCGCATCTGGTAAACCTTTTTTGGGAATTTGTTTAGGATTGCAAATTCTCTTTGAATCAAGTGCAGAAGGTACTCAACCAGGACTAGGAATTATCAAAGGAAAAGTGCGGCGGTTTCGCCCAGAACCTGACATCACTATTCCTCACATGGGTTGGAATCAACTGGAAATGACTCAACCAAAAAGTATTTTGTGGGAGCATTTACCGTCCGATCCTTGGGTATATTTTGTCCATTCTTACTATGTTGACCCAATAGATCCGCTAATCCGTGCAGCAACTATCACCCACGGTACTCAAACCGTCACAGCTGCGATCGCCCACGAAAACCTAATGGCAGTCCAATTTCACCCCGAAAAATCCTCTAATATCGGATTGCAAATTTTATCGAATTTTGTTGCTCAAGTCCGCGAAAAAATTCCTGCCTAA
- the rsmD gene encoding 16S rRNA (guanine(966)-N(2))-methyltransferase RsmD: MSLRIYGNRQLKTLPGKETRPTSARVREAVFNIWQGEIAGCRWLDLCAGTGSMGAEALCRGASLVVGIEQSSRACATIQENWQQVANAEQELRVLRGDIVQQLKTLTGKQFDRIYFDPPYASGLYQPVLEAIAHYQLLDPSGEIAVEHASQGWTPPEIPDWEVCREKLYGNTSLTFYRIRSEGSGADKGDEEQYNS, encoded by the coding sequence ATGAGCCTGAGAATTTACGGTAATCGCCAGCTAAAAACTTTACCAGGAAAAGAAACTAGACCCACTAGTGCGCGGGTAAGGGAAGCAGTATTTAATATTTGGCAGGGAGAAATTGCAGGTTGTCGCTGGCTAGATTTGTGCGCCGGTACTGGTTCAATGGGCGCAGAGGCTTTGTGTAGAGGAGCCAGCCTAGTAGTGGGAATTGAACAATCGAGCCGAGCCTGTGCTACCATCCAAGAAAATTGGCAGCAGGTGGCGAATGCCGAGCAAGAACTTCGGGTATTGCGGGGAGATATTGTCCAACAGTTAAAGACTTTAACAGGCAAGCAATTCGATAGAATTTACTTTGATCCACCTTATGCTAGTGGATTGTACCAGCCAGTATTAGAAGCGATCGCTCACTATCAACTTTTAGATCCTAGCGGTGAAATCGCAGTTGAACACGCCTCACAAGGTTGGACACCGCCAGAGATTCCCGATTGGGAAGTTTGCCGCGAGAAACTTTACGGCAACACATCACTTACTTTCTACAGAATTCGGAGTGAGGGATCAGGGGCAGATAAAGGAGATGAGGAACAATATAACTCCTAA
- the petG gene encoding cytochrome b6-f complex subunit V: MVEPLLSGIVLGLVFVTLAGLFYAAYKQYKRPNQLGG; the protein is encoded by the coding sequence GTGGTTGAACCCCTACTATCAGGTATTGTCCTTGGTCTAGTTTTCGTCACCCTTGCCGGACTGTTTTACGCTGCCTATAAGCAATATAAGCGCCCGAATCAGTTGGGGGGGTGA
- a CDS encoding c-type cytochrome: MDNQITKPEILIQRIVLLALAILLAVPLGFFGVQLVQASDPYVKSVLSLTGNPVQGHAIFQINCAGCHGLEADGRVGPSLQAVSKHKSRYGLIRQVISGETPPMPKFQPSAQEMADLLNYLESL; the protein is encoded by the coding sequence TTGGATAACCAGATTACCAAACCTGAAATTTTGATTCAGAGGATCGTTTTATTGGCGCTGGCTATACTGCTGGCAGTCCCTTTGGGCTTTTTTGGTGTTCAGTTGGTTCAAGCCTCCGATCCATACGTCAAGAGCGTTCTATCCTTAACAGGAAACCCAGTTCAAGGACACGCGATCTTTCAAATTAACTGTGCTGGTTGTCATGGCTTGGAAGCAGACGGGCGAGTAGGGCCGAGTTTGCAAGCTGTCTCAAAGCACAAGTCTCGATATGGACTGATTCGCCAGGTGATCAGTGGTGAAACCCCGCCAATGCCAAAATTCCAACCTAGTGCCCAAGAAATGGCGGATCTTCTGAACTATTTAGAGTCGTTGTAA
- a CDS encoding peptidylprolyl isomerase — protein MTEAIQIGNRTITASELISLLANYQMLPQLQRELIIDEAIEQNSRSAKLAIECTPEEVAQAKQQFYTEKQFKNEEDIQTWMAHQGLTPEQLEVIITRKLKIEKFKQATWGNKLESYFFQSKTKLDKVIYSLLRTQDVGIAQELYFRIQAKENSFADLAREYSLGPEAQTGGLVGPIELNALHPVMVQMLSSSQPGQILPPTRIADWFVILRLEKFIPAQLDEFMKVRLLNELFETWLQQQQKQIMSAPQLEAGTVSQGEGDQPLT, from the coding sequence ATGACTGAAGCGATCCAAATCGGTAATCGTACAATCACAGCTAGTGAATTGATTTCCTTACTGGCGAATTACCAAATGCTGCCACAGTTGCAGCGCGAATTAATCATTGATGAGGCGATAGAGCAAAACTCACGCTCCGCCAAGCTAGCAATAGAGTGTACACCTGAGGAAGTAGCCCAAGCCAAACAGCAGTTTTACACTGAAAAACAGTTCAAAAATGAAGAAGACATCCAGACTTGGATGGCACATCAAGGGCTGACTCCCGAACAACTAGAAGTTATTATTACTCGTAAGCTTAAAATTGAAAAATTCAAGCAAGCTACTTGGGGTAATAAACTGGAATCCTACTTTTTTCAGTCCAAGACAAAACTAGACAAAGTAATTTATTCTCTACTGCGAACCCAGGATGTGGGAATAGCCCAAGAACTTTACTTCCGCATTCAGGCAAAAGAAAACTCTTTTGCTGACTTGGCGCGTGAATATTCACTCGGGCCAGAAGCCCAAACTGGAGGCTTAGTAGGGCCGATTGAACTGAATGCACTACATCCGGTAATGGTACAAATGCTATCTAGCAGTCAACCAGGTCAGATATTGCCCCCTACCCGCATTGCCGATTGGTTCGTGATTTTGCGGCTGGAAAAATTTATCCCCGCACAACTGGATGAATTTATGAAAGTGCGCCTGCTGAATGAACTCTTTGAAACCTGGCTACAACAACAGCAAAAGCAAATCATGTCTGCACCACAATTAGAGGCGGGGACAGTATCACAGGGAGAGGGCGATCAACCTTTAACCTAA
- a CDS encoding helix-turn-helix domain-containing protein, producing MGLVRLKIRELAKAKGWTIKEVADRAGVNYNTVKSYARHPGMSMVDLTAVQKIACAFEVTIEELIDVVEE from the coding sequence ATGGGGCTAGTCAGACTAAAGATTCGAGAACTTGCAAAAGCAAAAGGGTGGACTATCAAAGAAGTCGCAGATCGTGCGGGCGTAAACTACAACACAGTTAAAAGTTATGCCCGACATCCTGGGATGAGTATGGTAGATTTGACTGCTGTTCAGAAAATCGCCTGTGCTTTTGAGGTGACGATTGAAGAATTGATCGATGTGGTGGAAGAGTAG
- a CDS encoding GTPase, which yields MLKIDDEGKARDFIKNLQDKLETQIGKEFVFLLVGRTGVGKSSTVNSLMGKEIASVGDYEPTTMEVKNYDSDINGIKCTVIDTPGLCDDLEEEGNDYKYLELIRSKENQVDSMWFVSRLDDTRVSTDEKRGIKNNTLLNYKLAILPVFRW from the coding sequence ATGCTTAAAATTGATGACGAAGGAAAAGCAAGGGATTTTATTAAAAATCTCCAAGATAAATTGGAGACACAAATTGGAAAAGAATTTGTGTTTCTTTTAGTAGGTCGTACAGGAGTTGGTAAATCAAGTACCGTCAATAGCTTGATGGGTAAAGAGATAGCCTCAGTTGGTGACTATGAACCAACAACAATGGAGGTTAAAAATTATGACTCAGATATAAATGGAATCAAATGTACAGTTATTGATACCCCAGGTCTTTGTGACGATTTAGAGGAAGAAGGAAATGACTATAAATATCTAGAACTCATACGTTCAAAAGAGAATCAGGTTGACTCAATGTGGTTTGTGAGTAGATTGGATGACACAAGAGTATCTACAGACGAAAAACGAGGAATAAAGAACAATACTCTACTTAACTACAAGCTCGCAATATTGCCAGTATTCAGATGGTAA
- a CDS encoding Uma2 family endonuclease, giving the protein MKTLAKWTVDDYHRMIAAGILSNRRVELLAGEIVEMTPETPIHYNTAKRGAKYLENLLAGKADVRFNGPITLQNSEPEPDIAIVRPQDSVYNNRHPEPEDIFWLIEVAKTSQKKDLELKTKIYAAALIQEYWVIDLSSKQVTVFRQPQNGQYFIQQVISEGVISPLAFPDIQISIEQLLN; this is encoded by the coding sequence ATGAAGACCCTAGCAAAATGGACAGTGGACGACTATCATCGCATGATAGCAGCCGGAATCTTAAGTAATCGCCGTGTCGAGTTACTCGCTGGGGAAATTGTAGAAATGACACCAGAAACCCCAATACACTACAACACCGCAAAGCGAGGCGCGAAATACCTAGAAAATTTATTAGCAGGGAAAGCAGATGTTCGCTTTAATGGTCCGATAACCCTACAAAATTCAGAACCTGAACCAGATATCGCTATTGTTAGACCACAAGATTCTGTATATAATAACCGTCATCCTGAACCAGAAGATATCTTTTGGCTAATAGAAGTTGCTAAAACGAGCCAAAAAAAAGACTTAGAACTCAAAACAAAAATCTACGCGGCTGCTCTTATACAAGAGTATTGGGTGATAGATTTATCTAGCAAGCAAGTGACCGTATTTCGCCAACCCCAAAATGGTCAATATTTTATTCAACAGGTTATCAGTGAAGGCGTAATTTCGCCCTTAGCATTTCCAGATATCCAGATATCTATCGAGCAACTTTTAAATTAA
- a CDS encoding DUF29 family protein — MTQELWDLRKSILDGRYEDALLIVDELELMSRKSYIRNIRSFLIRLIIHLIKNQVEQRLTNSWVASISGSILEIQDLNLQDNKTSHYVKPGEWDDLLYPAFDAAIKPASAEILNGLYTSKRLLAIVDKSQILEVAKAFLDLTYTNSQKSLPGAIDEILRELPGGKEWEEGQ; from the coding sequence ATGACTCAAGAACTTTGGGATTTAAGAAAGTCTATTCTTGATGGACGTTATGAGGATGCTTTGCTAATTGTTGATGAGTTGGAGTTGATGAGTCGAAAGAGCTATATCCGAAATATTAGGAGTTTCCTCATCAGACTGATTATTCATTTGATTAAAAATCAGGTGGAACAAAGATTAACTAATTCTTGGGTTGCTTCTATTTCAGGTTCAATTTTAGAAATTCAAGATTTAAATTTACAGGATAACAAGACTTCTCATTATGTGAAGCCAGGTGAGTGGGATGATTTGCTATATCCTGCTTTTGATGCGGCAATTAAGCCAGCATCTGCTGAAATTTTGAATGGGTTGTATACATCTAAACGACTCTTAGCTATTGTGGATAAATCCCAAATATTGGAAGTAGCAAAGGCTTTTTTAGATTTGACTTATACCAATTCTCAAAAATCTTTGCCTGGTGCTATTGATGAAATATTGAGAGAGTTACCTGGTGGTAAGGAGTGGGAAGAAGGTCAGTAA